Part of the Synechococcus sp. HK01-R genome is shown below.
CTTGAAGCCGCTGCTGCCGCGACCACTGTCTAGTGGTCTTGCTCTGGAGCTGCAAAGAGCAAATATGCTCACTTCAAAGCGTCTTACACATCCAGCCTGCATGGGTGTTGTCGGCTCAGGTGCCTGCCTGCCCGATCCCTCACGCTATTGAATCAGCGAAGGCCGATGCCCTGGGAGCGGGCCCAGGCGTAACCCAGAAAGGCCACGAGGTTGAAACCGATCACGAAGGCCCAGAGCCGCCAGGGTTGTTGGGGGTTGTTCATGGTTGCCATTAAAAAACCCCGCATCAGCGGGGTTGAGAAGCATCGTGAGCCGATGGCATTCACTGGGCGTTCATTTCTGAACAACAGTGCCGCGATACACGAGAACTGGGCGCTGGTTGCTGGTGGCAGCAGCGGTGTTCTGCACGTACTTCTGGCCGCGATAGGTCAGGGTCATGATGAGGTTCCTCGAAGCAAGCTCAGGTCCCCGTTCCATGGCCTGAGTCGAACTGCGCCTCTCTGAATGAGAGGTGAACGTATGTAGCGGTGGCTACCCGATCAGTGTGCCGCCTTTGGCGGATTCGTGTCGTTCATGCGGGCACAGATCAATGGCTCTTGCCAAACTTTCAGTGATTGCGCTGCTGTGGTGATGGCTCCTTCCGTCGTGACCTACGCGCTGGATCGTCTTGCCGATCTCGGCATTGGGCATGTCTTCGGGGTGCCAGGGGATTACTCGTTCCCGCTGAATGATGCGGTGGAGGTGCATCCACGGCTGCAGTGGGTTCCGTCCGCGAATGAATTGAATGCGGCCTATGCAGCTGATGGCTATGCCCGCCGCCGCGGTGCCGGCATTGTGTGCACCACCTACGGCGTGGGGGAACTGAGTGCGCTCAATGGCCTGATGGGCGCGATGGCCGAGCGGTTGCCGGTGTTTCATCTGGTGGGCACCCCCAGTTTGCGCATCGTGCGCCAGGGTCTGATCTGTCATCACACCCTTGGGGATCGCAACTACCAGCGTTTTGAGGCGATTTCCGCCGCCGCCAGCTGTGTGAGCGCGCGCTTGACCCCTGAAAACGTGGTGATCGAACTGGAGCGGGTGATCGATAAAGCCCTGGAGGAATCCAGACCGGCCTATCTCACCTTTCCGATGGATCTGGCGCTGATGCCAATCACTGGCACGCCGATCCAGGGGGCTCCGCTTGGTGCGATTGATCAACACGCCAGCGTTGCCGTGGAACTGGAGGCGGTGCTCGATCTGCTCGAAGCCAGGATCAAAGCGGCGCAGCGGCCGGTGGTGCTGCCCACCATCACCTTGCGGCGTTATGGATTGGTGGAGGCCTTTGAGGCGTTTCTTGAGGCGTCGGGTTTGGCCTATGCCACCACGCCGATGGACAAGGCCCTGCTCAGCGAAGGCCATCCCGCTTTCCTTGGGATGTACAACGGCGGTCGCTCCACTCCCGCAGAGTTGCAAGGGGTTGTGGAAGACGCCGACCTGTTGATCGATGTGGGCGGACTGGTCTTGGAGGACCTCAACACCGGCCTTTGGAGCGGACGGGTGGATGGGCGCCGCACCGTGGCCTTGCATGCCGATTGGGTGCAGGCCGGTGATCAGGTGTTCACCAGCGTGAGCATCAGTGATGTGCTGGCCGGACTGACTCGGCGTTTCCAAGCGGATGCGCCACGCGTTGCCTGTTGGGGAGACCAGCGACCGGTTCAACCCTCACCGCTGCTGCCCCTCAGTGGAGAGGGCGATCAAGCCACGGGATCAGCCAGTTTCTATCCCCGCCTGCAGCGCTTCCTGCGAGCCACGGATCTGCTGGTGTCCGACACCGGCACCTGCCTGCTGCAGCTCAATGCGATACGGCTGCCGGCTGATGTGGCCATGGAAAGCCAAACGCTCTGGAGTTCGATCGGTTGGGGCACGCCGGCAGCGTTGGGGTGTGCCTTGGCGGATCAAGGCCGCCGGGTGGTGTTGGTGACGGGCGATGGCGCCCATCAACTCACCGTGCAGGAAATCGGTGTGATGGGTTTCACCGGCGTCACCCCTGTGGTGATCGTGCTCAACAACGGCCTCTATGGGGTGGAGGCCCTGATCAGTGAAACGGGCCATGCCTATAACGACTTGCCTCCCTGGCGTTATGCGGAGATCCCGGCGGCACTGGGTTGCAAAGGATGGTGGTGCGGCAGGGCCTCCACGGTGGTGGAGCTGGAGCAGGCGTTCACGGCAATCAATGCCCACAACGGGGCTGCCTATCTGGAGGTGTTGATTCCAGCGGCAGAAAGTCAGCCCCTAGCCGAGGAGGTGATTGAAACCATGCACCAAACCACCACGCCAATGCTCAAAGATCAATCGAGGTGATGGTGAGGATGCCGTCGTTGGGCAGGTTTCGGAAGGCGAAGCTGCTGGCGCTGTGCAGATTGAAATGGCGGTCGCTCGCTTGATTCACTGGCCTCAATGCTTGCTGTGGTCCTGATCGCAGCTGCGTCCAGGCCAGATCACCCTCAGCTACCAAGGTTTTCAGGCCTCGATGACGTTGCTAGGTGTTGATCGAGAGTTGCGTTCGGAAAGCTCCAATGGAATTTCATGGGACCTTCCTCGAACTTCAAGCTGCTGTGGAAAAGCTTGGTGTGCCCTGCCATTGGGAGCATCGCCACGATTTCGAATCTGCTTTTTTTGATGACGGCATCAGCAACCTCAAGTTGAACTGGTGGCCTGCAACTGGTGCCATCCAAATGATTGGCGACCCTGAGGTTCGTACTGAGCGGTGGCAGCGGCTGCAGTTGCTGCTTGAGATCTGATCACCAGTGCGGCTGGCACCGCACCCATCTGGCCTTGAGCATGCGCTCCCAGGCTTCGATGGCGTTATGGCGCAGCATCCGACGCACGACGGGCTGCCCGCCGCCATGAAGCGGGCGCGTTTCCACCTCAATCCACTTGGCATGGGCTGACGGCAACGCATTGCGAAAACAGCAGATCAGCTGCTGCTCCTGGCTCATCAGCCAACCCTCGCCTTGCTTCTGAGGGTGTTGCTCAACCTGGGGCTGGTCTTTCTTAGCCATCAGCTCAATCCTTGGTGCCCCCACAGGCATGCCGGGGTTGGTAGCCGTTGTGTTCTGCCAGGTAGCGGAGGTAAACGATCGAATGGCGATCGGGAAGACCTGCCGCAGCAATCAAGCCAAGGGGGCCAAACAGCAGGCCGGCCAGCAACCAGCGGTTGCTGTTGCGCGCCTTCTGGGCCGCCAGGGTTTTGGACCAAAAGGCGCTGGCCAGATGAGAGACCACCACCATCACCAACAACTTGGGCTCCATGGAATGCTCGCAATTCACCCTTCTATAGCCAGTGCAAGGGTGAAGTTCATCGCTCAGGGCATGGCGCCAACGCCACGGCACGGTATCCAGCTCTTGCCACGATGTCGCGCATGCTGAAATCTCCCAGTGGTTGACTGATTGTTCAGCAGGCACTTGAGCTTTTTTAAATCCGTAGTGAAGTAGTGCGTCGCAGCACTGTTGGCGCTCCTGGTTGCCACCTTGTGGATATGAGCTTGACCCTTCAATTGTTAGTGGCGCGTGGCACTGCACGCGGACTCATCAACGGCATTGCCTCACCTGACTATGGCGAGGTGATCACCTTGAGAAAGTATTTGCTGCAGGAGGGTGAGCATGGCCTGGCATTCGGCCTGCTCACGCTTGCCAAGACCATGCAGCCCACCTGAGCCCATCGCCGCGATTGAATTTGTACTGGAGCAACGAGGGCTGTCGCGAAAAGATTTAGAAGGAGTCATTGGGAGCAGCGGCCGTATTTCAGAGGTGATGAACAAGCAACGCTCGCTTTCGTTGGCCATGATCCGAAAGTTGGTGGAGACGTTTGATCTTCCCGCTGATGTGTTGATTCGTCGCACAGGAAGCACAGCGGCTCAGAGCTTCACGTCCCGCGTGGCGCTGTAGGCGTCGTACGGGAACCAATCCCGCCCGGTGCCCTGATGACTGGCGTGGTGGGGTGGAACGCGGCGCGGAGGCATCAGCGCAGTCCTCCTTCCTGCTGAAAGCAGGCCTCAAGCCCCTGCAGCTGTTCTGCGCGCTTGGCACCCTTCAGTTTGGCCAGGTTCTGAAGCTTCCAGCGGATGGCCGGAAGCTCCTGCAGATGGGCAAACGGCATGCACTCCCAGCGGGGTTGGTTCTGCACCAGCGAAAGCAGGAAATTACGGTGCTGATCGGTGAGGGCGCGGGGCAGGCCCTGCACCAGACGTTCTCGGGTCTGCTCCAGTGTGTCCAGGCTGATCTCGGCGCGGGTCATGCCATCGAACTGATTGGCGAACGGGGCTTCCAACGGATGCAGACGGGGCTTCAGCACCTCATGCACCGGCCTGTTATGGCTGGCCAGATAGACCACGAAGCAATCCACGATCTCCGGGGTCAGGCCCGTGTCGTTGTAGAGAATATGAACATCAAAGAGATCGCGGGGATGCTGGCGGTCCATGGCGGCCACAAGCTTGCTGCCATAGAGCTCAGCGGTGGCGAGCAAGGGCAGGGTGACCGCCTGGGCAAATTCCTCCTCGGTGGTTGGTGAAAGGGGTCGTTGCTGCAACGGGAGCAGTGTGCCGCGAAACACCTCATTCACCTCCACCTTCACTTCGGCCAGTGGGCCCAGAACCTTCAGCTTGCTTTCGTTGTTGCTGCTGTTTCTATGCAGCAGCACCTCGTAGCCCATGGCCTCAAGCTTCTCGCTGATCACTCGCAATTCAGTGGAGATGGCTTGCAACGCGGTTGCTCGATCAAGGGTGTGGTCGGTGAACACCACATCGATATCGACCGACAAGCGGGGCAGGTCGTGTAGGAACAGATTGAGGGCGGTGCCGCCTTTGATGGCGAAGTTGGGTGACTCGAACACCACGGGTGCGATGTCCAGCAACTGGCGAACCGTGGCGGTGTAGACGCCGTTCATGGGGTTGCGGCCAGATTCAGCCGTTCACCCGTACGGCCCACGGCCACCCAGCGGCGGCCGCCACCGAGGCGGCGGCTGTGCTGCTGGGCCAATGATGCCCAGGGCAACTCCAGCTCGGTTGCAAGACGAGCTGCGAGGCGCACAACTTTGATGCGAGATAGGTGGCCGAGAAGCTCATCCATCAGCGGGAGCCTCAGGTTGCGCGTACTCTCCACCAGCTGGCGAACCTCCTCCAGGCCTTCAAAGCTGCCGGTTTCGCTGAGTAACTCCAGCAGGGCCCGTTCCGGGGCGGATACAGGCAGCTCTGGATGGCCGCCAGCCAGGGGTGCCAGGCCCAGACCAGCCGGTAGATCCGGGGCAAAGATGTGGGCCACGCGGTAGCGCACGCGCACGACGCCATTCAGCCAACCGGGAAGGCGGGCCGGCTGATCACCCCAGAGCACCACGGTTTCCCTGTAGGCCAGGTTGTGACGGACACCACGCCAAGCCAAAGCCGTTTTGCCGGCGACGTGCAGGCCAGGCACCTGCTTCGCCAGGAAGGCCAGGCAGTCGTCCCGCTGGAGGGTGTCGCCGGGAAGGGCGTAGGCACCGCGGCCGAGGCGCAACAGCCAGCCCGAGCGCACCAGAGCAGAGGCCCGCTTGGCCGCGATGCCATGGGCATCAAGGGTCTCCACCCCCAGGGGGCCGCCGCGAGGAAGCTGCGCCAGAGCCTCCTTGAATGAAAAACGGGCCACAGCTCGTGCCATAGAGGAACTGTAGCTGTTTTTCCATGCAGGCCTCGGAGCTCGCCGGAATGCTTTGCATGATATTTGGGCTGCAAGTCGCTCTATCAGTGAAAAAGAGCAGGTTTTTCATGCGTTGAGCCGCTCACCTGCTCAATCGCCGCTGCCACCAACTCCAGCCTCTGCTGCAGGAATGGCTCGTAGTCATCGCTCCATAGCCCCGACTCAGGGCCATAGGGGATCAGGTGACTGCTGAGCACGGCCTGCATGGGGAAGCCGGTTTCATCGCGCAGTTCGGCCATGTAGACGGAGGGGGCGCTGCAGCTGATGCGTTGGTTGGTGGCGCTGTCGATCAGGCAGCGGTTGAGCACGCAGTCGCGCTGGCGGGTGTCGAAGCCGCGGTCTTCCAGGAACTTGGCGGGGAAGATGTGGTGGTCATCGATGCCGCTGGTGGAGAGCAGCTGATCGTTGAGCACGGCGCGGCTGTGGAAGTCGAGCGGGCGATCCCGCTGGCAAGGATCAGGCAGATCGTGGCCCGGTAGAGGGAACGCTGGCGGGGGGTGACATCCCGCAGCTGCTCGGGATTGAAGCGGAACTGACGCACGTTCTCGGGTGCTGGTGCCGCTGGATCGCTAAGTGTTGTGTCTCACCACGTTGATCAGCGGAGCAGCTCGTTGAGCCGCTGCTGAGGAGATCGGTCGCCGAGGGCTGAGTGCTTCCTGAGCCGGTTATAGATCGACAGGTAGCGAGGCAACCACTGATTGCGTTCCTCTGAGTTCTGGAACGGCATCCCGTAGGCCCATTCCCGGCACAAGGTCTGGATGAAGACGCAGTCGGCCGGAGGCCATACCGTTCGGCTTTGCCGTTGGTGCGGGGCGTGTAAGGCCTGGTGCGGATGTGCCTGAGGCCCAGGACCTTGCACGCCTTGGCAAAGCTGCGTGAGACATAGGCGGGGCCGTTGTCAGACATGACCTGCCTGCACTCGACACCCTGACTGTTGAACCAAGCCAAAACTCGGCTCATAAAGCCAATGGCCGTTGCCTGCTGCTCGTCTGCGAGCACCTCGACGTAAGCAAGCCGTGTGGCGTCATCAATGGCGACGTGGACACGGTCGTAGCCGACGCCAGTAGAGCGGCACTGCTGGCGGTTGCCGGTGATGCGGTGGCCGACCTTGCGAAAACGGGCGAGCTTTTTGACGTCGATATGGATCAGGTCTCCGGGATGCTCCCGCTCGTAGCGCTGCACTGGAGGTTTGGGCTCGAGATTCCGCAACCGCCCGAGACCAAGGAGGTTGAGCACCCTGGCCACGGTGGAGAAAGGTGCTGCTAGAAGCCTCGCGATGTGGCGCAGGTGCAGCCGTTGATGACGGAGCTCCACGGCGTGCTGCAGTTGCTGCGGATCGAACGTCCGCCGCTGGCTGCGGCGAACACTGCGTCGATCCACCAGAGCGGCTGCCCCACCTGAGCGGTAACGGGCCAGCCACTTGTAGGCACAGCGGAGGCTGATACCAGCTTCTGCAGCCAGTTCAGCCAGGGAGCGGTGGTGGTTCAGGTGTTGAGAAACCAATCGCAGCCGGCCTCGCTGCGTCAGGCGGGCATTGGCGTGTGTATGCATGGGGCGTGAGGTTTCGGTTGGGCGGTGACACCTCAACCGGTAGCGACCTCACACCTCATTGGCTACTGAACAACCTGCTGAGACAGAACAGCTACCCACTTACTTGAACGTGGATCCGACATTCGAACCATTCAGGAACTTCTGGGACACAGTGATGTGAAGACAACAATGATCTACACGCATGTGCTTAATCGAGGCCCGGTGACGTGGCCCCTGGAAATTGGTCCAGGGTGAATGAGAGTCCTCATCCGGCCAGACTGGGCCGGGGACTTCACCATGAAACGCATCCGCCACACACCCGAGCAGATCATCCGCAAGCTCAAAACCGCTGAGCAGTTGATCGCCCAGGGCAAGACCGTCGCCGACGTCTGCCGCGCCATTGAGGTCACCCAGCCGACCTACCACCGCTGGAAACAGCAGTACGGCGGCATGCAGGCCGAGGAAGCCAAACGGCTGACTCAGCTGGAGAAGGAGAACGCCCGCCTCTAGCCGAAGGCTTCTCCGAAGGAGTAGAAGCTTCTGGCCGAGGCTGAGCTGGAGAAGGCAATGCTCTAGCCGCAGGCCCGGCGAAGCCGTAGGAGTTAGCCGAGGGAAACTTCTGAGCCCGGAACGACGTTGAGCTGTCAAGCGCACCTTGCGGTGCGACAGGGCTGTTGAGGCCCTGCGCGCCATGTTCCGGGTATCGGAGCGGTTCGCCTGCAGGGTGGTGGGTCAACACCGCAGCACTCAGCGACATGCCACCAAGGTTGTCGACATTGAGGAGGCCAAGCTGCGGCGGCGACTCCGGGAGATCGCGGCCGCCGGCTCAAATTTCTCAACGTGATCGACGAGCACAGTCGTCTATGCCTGGCGATCCGTGTCGGCCGGCGCTGCAAGGCCAAGGACGTGGTGGCGGTGCTGGAGGAGCTCACCAGCCTCTACCCCGCACCGACATACATCCGCAGCGACAACGGTCCTGAGTTCAACTGCTTCGCAGAAGCCTTGCGGCTACGCTCACGCCCTCAGGAAGTGGTGCCAGAGCAGCGGCACCAGCACCGCCTACATCGAACCAGGAGCACCGTGGCAGAACGGCTTTGCCGAGTCGTATGAGCTCCGCTCGACTTCGTCTACAACAGCAGGTTCAGGGATGAATTCCTCAACACCGAGCTGTTTGCCACGGTGGCAGAAGCCCAGGGCTTGGCCAATCGCTGGCGCTGGGAGTACAACACACTCAGGCCTCATTCGGCCCCCCAGGGGCGTACGCCCCTGGAGGCAGCTCAACAAGGAGCTGCAGCATGATCACGACCACCCACTCTCATAAGCACTGGACCGATGAAGGGGGTCACGTCACAGGAACGGACGGCAGGTTGGTGACCGGCAATCCCCCGGAGGATTGGCGCCGGTGCGCGGGATGAACGGAGCAACCTCCACGACCAAACATTAGGCCTTTACAGCCGTATACACCAATGCCTTCGTGCGAATAACGAGGGGGAATGCTTCGTGCAGAGATCCTCAAGGCTTTGACCAGTGCCAGACCTGGCTTGATTGCCACGTATCGGGAAGCGTTGTCTTCACGTCACTACGCCCGACGAACAATTGGAACGTATGAGCGCTGGCTCCGGCGCTTTTTGAGGTTCCATCAGCGGCGCCATCCACGTGAGATGGGTGGGCCTGAGATCAATGCTTTCCTGACCCATCTTGCCGTTCAAGAGCATGTGAGCGCATCCACTCAAAATCAGGCCCTGGCCGCGTTGCTGTTTCTTTACAGGCGGGTGCTCAACGTTGATCCTGGCGACCTCGATGGTGTTGTTCGTGCGCGACGGCCCAAGCGTCTGCCAGTGGTTCTGAGTGTAGAAGAAGTCCGCGCGGTGCTTCAACAATTAGAAGGAGCCCCTGCCTTGGTGAGCGGACTGTTGTATGGAAGTGGGCTCCGGCTGATGGAAGCCCTACGGCTCCGTGTTCAAGACATTGATTTTGCGGCTTGTCAGGTGGTGATTCATGGCGGCAAAGGCAACAAGGATCGGGTGACGGTGCTTCCTCAGAACCTGATGGAGCCTCTGCAGATCCATCTGCAGGAGGCCAGGAGGCTCCATCGCCAAGACCTCGCAGCTGGGTGGGGGCAAGTCCCACTCCCGAATGCACTGGCCCGAAAATACTC
Proteins encoded:
- a CDS encoding type II toxin-antitoxin system HigA family antitoxin, which gives rise to MAWHSACSRLPRPCSPPEPIAAIEFVLEQRGLSRKDLEGVIGSSGRISEVMNKQRSLSLAMIRKLVETFDLPADVLIRRTGSTAAQSFTSRVAL
- a CDS encoding alpha-keto acid decarboxylase family protein; translated protein: MAPSVVTYALDRLADLGIGHVFGVPGDYSFPLNDAVEVHPRLQWVPSANELNAAYAADGYARRRGAGIVCTTYGVGELSALNGLMGAMAERLPVFHLVGTPSLRIVRQGLICHHTLGDRNYQRFEAISAAASCVSARLTPENVVIELERVIDKALEESRPAYLTFPMDLALMPITGTPIQGAPLGAIDQHASVAVELEAVLDLLEARIKAAQRPVVLPTITLRRYGLVEAFEAFLEASGLAYATTPMDKALLSEGHPAFLGMYNGGRSTPAELQGVVEDADLLIDVGGLVLEDLNTGLWSGRVDGRRTVALHADWVQAGDQVFTSVSISDVLAGLTRRFQADAPRVACWGDQRPVQPSPLLPLSGEGDQATGSASFYPRLQRFLRATDLLVSDTGTCLLQLNAIRLPADVAMESQTLWSSIGWGTPAALGCALADQGRRVVLVTGDGAHQLTVQEIGVMGFTGVTPVVIVLNNGLYGVEALISETGHAYNDLPPWRYAEIPAALGCKGWWCGRASTVVELEQAFTAINAHNGAAYLEVLIPAAESQPLAEEVIETMHQTTTPMLKDQSR
- a CDS encoding DUF1651 domain-containing protein; its protein translation is MAKKDQPQVEQHPQKQGEGWLMSQEQQLICCFRNALPSAHAKWIEVETRPLHGGGQPVVRRMLRHNAIEAWERMLKARWVRCQPHW
- a CDS encoding type IV toxin-antitoxin system AbiEi family antitoxin domain-containing protein; its protein translation is MARAVARFSFKEALAQLPRGGPLGVETLDAHGIAAKRASALVRSGWLLRLGRGAYALPGDTLQRDDCLAFLAKQVPGLHVAGKTALAWRGVRHNLAYRETVVLWGDQPARLPGWLNGVVRVRYRVAHIFAPDLPAGLGLAPLAGGHPELPVSAPERALLELLSETGSFEGLEEVRQLVESTRNLRLPLMDELLGHLSRIKVVRLAARLATELELPWASLAQQHSRRLGGGRRWVAVGRTGERLNLAATP
- a CDS encoding nucleotidyl transferase AbiEii/AbiGii toxin family protein; the encoded protein is MNGVYTATVRQLLDIAPVVFESPNFAIKGGTALNLFLHDLPRLSVDIDVVFTDHTLDRATALQAISTELRVISEKLEAMGYEVLLHRNSSNNESKLKVLGPLAEVKVEVNEVFRGTLLPLQQRPLSPTTEEEFAQAVTLPLLATAELYGSKLVAAMDRQHPRDLFDVHILYNDTGLTPEIVDCFVVYLASHNRPVHEVLKPRLHPLEAPFANQFDGMTRAEISLDTLEQTRERLVQGLPRALTDQHRNFLLSLVQNQPRWECMPFAHLQELPAIRWKLQNLAKLKGAKRAEQLQGLEACFQQEGGLR
- a CDS encoding DUF4278 domain-containing protein → MTLTYRGQKYVQNTAAATSNQRPVLVYRGTVVQK
- a CDS encoding integron integrase is translated as MLRAEILKALTSARPGLIATYREALSSRHYARRTIGTYERWLRRFLRFHQRRHPREMGGPEINAFLTHLAVQEHVSASTQNQALAALLFLYRRVLNVDPGDLDGVVRARRPKRLPVVLSVEEVRAVLQQLEGAPALVSGLLYGSGLRLMEALRLRVQDIDFAACQVVIHGGKGNKDRVTVLPQNLMEPLQIHLQEARRLHRQDLAAGWGQVPLPNALARKYSSASREWMWQWVFPQVTRWRNRESGEQGRHHLDPSVIQRAVRSAVQAAGISKHASCHTFRHCFATHLLERGSDIRTIQELLGHSDVKTTMIYTHVLNRGPAGVTSPADLL